The window tTTAATAAGTAAGTACTTTGcatttaataagcagggtgacaatatacagccttgacgtactcctttccatatttggaaccagtctgttgtttcatgtctgggtctaactgtttcttcttgacctgcctacagatttctcaggaggtatgtaaggtagtctggtattcccatctctttaagagttttccgcagtttgttgtaatccacacagtcaaaggctttggcgtagtcaataaagcagaagtagatgtttttctggaattccctttgtATTTATGGCACTATTATTATAGGATTTCTATCTGCAGCTAACTCTAATTTAGTGGTTCAAATGTGAATATTCTTATTTACCTAGCATGTGGATATAAGTTGCTTAACTATGAATACCTCTCtggaagaaagaaataacattgttttcttcagataatgtTTACacaattctattaaaaaataaaggcctTTTGTTTCTCCCATCAACTTGTTGGTATACTGAGCTCTTCACTCCTCTGGGTGGTAGTTGTTTATAAAGAAAAAGTCGAGAGGCCTTAATTTAATGAGACAACAGAGAGATGTGATTTAATCAGGCTCACCCCTAGAATCTTAGCTCACGATTTGCAAAGTATCAGATATCCAATATTCTCCTAATCAAAAGTGAAACCAGCCAACCATCAACTATAAGATGGTTACTTTTTCTAATGGTtgatttggaaagaaaagaagttaTCCACTCTGTATCAGGtccatctttcaaaaaaaaaaaaaaaagacatcctttcAAGATGGCCCCAGAGTTGTCATTGTTcaatagctaagttgtgtctgattctttaagaccccatggactgcagcatgccagtctcccctgtcctccactatctccaggaatttgctcaaactaatgtccacggagtcaagtgatgccatccaaccatctcatcctctgtcgtccccttctcctcctgccctcaatctttcctagcatcagggtctgtatcaaagagtcagctgtttgcatcagatggtcaaaatactgaagcttcagcaatagtccttccaatgaatattcagggttgatatcctttaggattgactagtttgatctctgtgcagtccaagggactctcaaagtcttctctaacaccacagtttgaaagcatcaattcttcagttctcagccctttttgtggtccaactctcacatccatacatgactactggaaagaccataactttgactacatgaacgttttttggcaaagtgatgtctctgctttttaatgtactgtgtaggtttgttatagttttccttccaagtagcTTTTAActacttttaacttcatggccCCAGAGTACAGGTCCTTGAACCCATCTCTTCCTGCATGAGCTGAACCCATGGCTCTAGAACATTTACATGAAGCTCAAGCTGATCACACCAACTCACATAAAAAAGCAGTTGGGAGACTTCTGGGTTTGAGGCCTGCCCAGAACAAAGGTGTCATCCTATCAACTCCCTGAATGTTATACCTGGCTGACAACTACCAGTAGAGGCAGggcaaacatttgcttttcatgTCTTAACATGGTGGCTCATGACACATTATCACCATCAATGGCACCATTTTCCAGAAAATATAttaccaaaataaagtttgtggaTGATTTATCACTAAATTAAAGTTTACTAGACTTATACTCCCTAGGCCTCTTCCCAATTACACCGCCTGTGATCACTTGAATGTATCATGCACATGAACATCATCAAACTTGGGCGTTTGATGGGAAAGGCATTTGCAGTCCTAATAAAATTACCTCTTAAAAAGCCAAGTGTTTGTAATTACATTTTAACTCACATGTGAAAATTTCTTGGAACACTGATGCATGAAGTAGGAATGTGCCGTAAGTCACAGTATTTGTGAAAGGGTGGGGAAGAAGACAGACAAGAAAGTAATCATGAGTATTTTCCAGGAAAttgagacattttctttttaaggaataGGAGAAATATTCTGGTATGatataaaaaaaatactcaacTTGGAATGCTCCATTTGCGGCTTGCCATGAATAAGCTGTCAGCTCTTGTTACAAACGATCAATGCTTCTCcaaaattttgaaatgtttccaaTGATTAattatattgattctttcctTGTTTAACCCTATTTAGTTCGCTTTGGTGTTTAATGCCAACCATTTCTTTAGTATCTTAGAGTAACCCTTAGGCATCATTTTCTAAGCATATTATGAAACTTTTCTATCTTTGTAGTAACGTACGCATAATATAAACACTACTATCttcaccatttttaagtatactcTTTGATGGTATTATGTACATTCACCTGGTATGCAACCATCAGCCCCATCCATCTCCACAACTCTTTTTCACCTTGCAAAACTGATACTCTCTACCCATCTCCATTCCCTCCCCAcaccaacccctggcaaccaccattctgctttctgtgaTTTTGACTACTCTATTTACCTCATCTAAGTGGAATCacagagtatttgtcttttcGTGACTGGTTTATTCCATTtagtcctcaaggttcatccatgttatagcatgtgtGAGAATTTTCTTCTTATTAAAGGCTAaagaatattccattgcatgtatatgacacattttgtttacccaatCATCTATTCGTGGAcagttgggttgcttccatgtttcagCTATGGTGTATAATGCTGCTGTGACCATAGGTGTACAAATACAAcgcattttaaaaatctgcagAAGTGCTTTAGAGTTTTAAAAACCAGACTGGTGATTGGGAATTGTATATCAAACAATAAGGAATAACTTTCTAGGTGTTCAGCTGTGCAACTGGTTTTAGGAATCTTGGGTTCAGGGAGGTCCTTACGTTTACTTtaatttaaagatgaaaacaCCTAACTAGGTATATATGATAGGAAATTGCTGAAGTTAGCAAGCATTCATTGCAGTTACTAGAAGATTAGTTCCTTTTCTCTTCCACCCCTATCTACTATAAAATAAGgcgtatttaaaaaatattccaaataaCTGAATTTCTTTCAAGAAAGCTCTGGAAATAGGAAGCTCTTCCTCTTACTAAGTTGTAATGGCAATCATCTTTCCTCACAATCATTAGTGATGGTCTAAACCTCATAATAGTGATGCAGACTCAAAGTTGTCCTTCAGAATTTCTCCCCAAGGTGCACCTCCATTCACATTGCTGCATATACCAGCTGTAAAGTATAACCCCAAAGCCTGGTAAGACAGGCTTAGAATAGATTCTTGCATCATGTGTACAGACATGAACTCAATGTACAGTAAGATAGTAAATGTTAGCaatgttattgctgttcagtcgctaagttgtgtccaactctttgtgaccccatcaactccagcacaccaggctccttggtcctccactatctcttggcgtttgctcaaattcatgtccgttgagttggtgatcctatcgaaccatatcatcctctcctgctcccttctccttttgccttcaatctttcccagcatcagggtctcttccaatgagttagcttcCTGCATCAGGtattgggagcttcagcttcagcatcaatctttccaatgaatactcaggatttaTTTAGtgttgactggtatgatctccttgcagtccaagggagtcttctcaaggaccacaattcaaaagcatcaattctttggcattcagccttctttatggtctaactctcatatccttacataactactggaaaaaccatagtttgactatacagacttttgtttaatatgctatccaggtttggcataactttctttccaaggagcaagtgtcttttaatttcactgcagtcaccatttatagtgattttggagcctaagaaaataaaatctgttattgcttccacttttcccccttctatttgccaggaactgatgggactggatcagttttttgaatgttgagtttcaatgTTAGGACAGAATCTACTAAGATATACATAGGTTGGCTAACTTTTACCCACTTGGGTGTCAACACAGAGCTTTTTTGTGTAGCATTATATTAGCTTAGGGTCAGCGATATGACACTGGTAGCTATCTCACTTACTTTTGTGGGGCATTGTCACTAGCTGTCATTCGAAGTAGAGAGCAGAATTCAACAACCCAATAAATATGAGCTCTGAACCCACCACACAAAGCTTGGTTCAAAATTAGTGCTTACATTCCAACGTGTGCCATATTGATGATTATATTTGTCCCTGGATTGTTGGGGATGCATTGATGGTGCAAAAAAAGATCAACCCGTACTGGGGCGACTGCTTTTCTTACCCTGGGAGTGACTAGTTGCTGATACGTGGGTATGGACTGTGGTCTTGGCAGGTGTGCTCTTGGCGGTTGTGCTCCTGGCAGGCGTGCTCTTGGCTGTTGTGCTCCTGGCAGGCGTGCTCTTGGCTGTTGTGCTTTCGGCAGTTGGCAGATCTTCTCTGTGACCGTGTGTTACATTCTTTGTTCCTGCTGGCATCTATTGGAGATGTAGAAGGCAAAACAGACATAAAACttaatattgtaaaatatatacTCTGTCTTATGTCAGAAATGGACTTAAAGGAGCTTAAATGCATATGCTATATGATGACATAAATTTAAAGTGGAAACAAGATAACACACAAGAAACAAGAGTGGAGACAGGAATAAAATCATGTCTACTCCAGAAATAAATCCCAAATGTTGAGCATGCTGACTTCCTGAGGTGTAACTTTTTAGAAAATACTGGGTCACTAGGCATTAATTCTTTTCCTCCCTTGAACGTGAATGGTACTTTTTTTCCTGTAACGTTTACTCAGCACATATTATgtggtattatttttaatgccCTTTTTCGCCCAGAGCTTACCATTTGCCATGCCCTCTAAATACATTCTCATTAACACCACAAAAAAATCCTAAGAAGtaagttctcttttttttgtttgtaagttatctttggctgctttgggtcttccttgctgggtgtaggcttctctagttgtgacttGAGGGCTCcagagtgtgcaggctcagtagttgtgacacatgggcttagctgccccacagcatgtgggatcttagttccccaaccagagattgaacccacatcccctgcactggaaagcggattcttaaccattggaccaccagggaagtttcaagAAGTAAATTCTATTATTAGCCCTATAGTATGAACAAGGCTTAGAGAGATCAGATAATATGCCCAAGCTCACATAGCCAACAAGCAACAGAACAAGACTTGGAAATGGTTCTGTTGACTCCAAAGTTCATGTCAATATAGCATTCAACAAGCTAATGAGtacaggcaaaacaaacaaacaaacaaacatagatcagtggaatTATATCAAGCTTAAAAACTTAGTGCATAAAAAGACACAATCAGCAGAATGAAAAGGCGACCTATGGAATGGAAGAAATACTCACAATCATCTTATCTAATAAAAGTATATAGAACTCCTATAAATGAATAACAAAAAAATCtaataacttgatttttaaaatgggaaaaaggaCTTGAGTAAATCAATCTCCAGATATAGTACACAATggccaacaaacaaacaaaagatactCAATcacactaattatcagagaaaaacaaatcaaaagtacaatgagattatcacctcacaccagttaggatggctactatcaaacGAACAGAAAATAAATTGGAGCCattgtgcactgttgatggggTCGTAGAATGGTTGCAACGTtagggaaaacagaatggaggtcctcagaaaaattgaaaatagaacgggcatatgatccagcaatgctACTTCTGAGTATAagcccaaaagaattaaaagcagggTTTGGAAGCTATTTGCAcgtccatgttcatagcagcattattcacaataggcaagagttggaagcaatccaaatgcatgaagaaaatgtaatatatacttacatacagtggaatattattcagcctccaaagggaaaatatttttacacatgaaaatattcttacaacatggatgaacactgGGGGCATTAAGCTCAAGCATactgaaataagccagtctcAAAATATCCTTGCATGTGATCACATGCCTATGAAGCAACTTCCTCTCTTCCTGCTACACTCACCGGAGTTGCCAAGGATTCTTTACTGGCAGCTGGGGTTGTCGTGtaatcttccacacccagggtcGTCTTCTCATTTGTCACACCTGTAGTCACATCGTCTTCTGGCCGGACCGTGCTGGCTGAAAAGGGGAGATTGAGTCAGACCTCAAGGTGAAATCATATGGGCAGACCTAACTGGTCAGCtacaatcagatttttttttcatttccgctgggtattttttcctttttagggaGTTTTCCTTCTGGCTTAACAAATCATTCTACATATATAGAACAGCCTGGTCATCTCCATTGTAAAAGAAAGGAAGATGGGACTCCAAAAAGGTGAAGCAGCCAGACCTTCCCTGGTTCCCACTGAGGCGTGCTGGACAGTGGGGTGtttgtgcgtgcgtgtgtgtttaCACCTTGACTTTTCTTTCAATAATGAACCTGATTCTTTCTGGTGCCGTTTCATATAAAGAATTAATGCATTTAGGTAAATAGAATTTCATATAGACCCAGAAAAATTCTCAATTAGAGTCTGGAAAGATTTCTGAACATACTGATTAGCAGGCTCTCtgttataaagagtgaagtaagttggaaagaggaaaatatctatcatatattaacgcatatatatggaatccaggaaaacggtactaatgaacctatttgtagggcaacagtagagacacagacatagagaacaaacttgtggacgcggtgagggaaggagaggatggggcgaattgagagagtagcattaacatatatacattaccataaaAGTGTCAAACTGTTCActccgtgtccaactctgtcacGCCATCaactagcctgtcaggctcccctgtccgtggaattctccaagcaatactggagtgggttgccattcccttctccaggggatcttcccaacccagagatcaaacccaggtctcctgcattgcaggcatttactgtctgaatcacccgggaagccccatcCATTACCAcatgtattaataaaatagatacccagtggaaatttgctgtatgcctcagggagctcaacccagagCACTGTGATAACCCAgagggtaggatggggtgggagttgAAAGAAAGGTTCAAGAGCAATGGtacatacgtatacctatggctgattgattttgatgtatggcagaaaccaacacaacattgtagagcaattatcctccaattagaaataaatacataaaaaaaaaacttaaatgaagtaaaataaagcTAGatagtaaacttaaaaaaaaaagttgattagTAGGCTCTATCCCAAACCTACTAAATCAGAATGTCCAAAGGCGGGGGTTCCTTCTTGTTAACATCAACCTCGTGCTCCATTTAATTTTGAGACTGCTGTCTGCTTGAATGATTAAACTCACTGGCTCTAACTACAGATCTCATACACATAGACATAGAGGTTGACATAGAGTTCAACCTCTTCTTTTGCAGTTGGGATCATCATCTACAAGGGAGGATCAGTAATATGAGTGCTGAGATAACTAACAGAACTTTTAGTGCACCCAGAGCTAAAGTAAAGAGAGACCTGACAACCCCTGGCCCTGGCTTTTCTGTATTACCACTGGACGAATGACCCTGTTGTGCCAATGAGAAAGGTTTCCAGAGGAGCAGGGAGTAGGTGGGGGTGGGACCGCAAGTTGAATTCCAGGACGCAGGGAGGACAACTTGAAGTGGCCTTTTCTTCACCCTCTTCCACAATGATTGGAGTTTATCCTGACCGAGTAGGAATGCCATCTCAATTCATCAATAACCCTTTTCACAAGTTAAAACAAATCTGACTCATTGGTCATGGGTTCCCTCCCTAGACTCAGAGAGGCTCTGGAAGAAATTTCGTGACTAAATACAGTTGCAAAATAAGTAAGCACACACAGCTCAGGagcaagagggagggggtggttGGAGACTTCTGTGCTTAATTAAAGAGCAGATGTCTGGCCCTTGCCTTAAAACTCCCTCTTACTCTTGTGCTTAGATAGCTCAGCCAAAGCCACAGCTAATAAATATTTGATCACAGCTTCTTTGCTGATGCACAGAGGAAGGAAGCCTCTAGAGTAAATTCTCTTGTTTCATGAGCCTTCTCTTTGCATTGAGTACTACTGATCTGGTGCTGCCAATCAGTGCTTCCCAAGCGTAtgcatttttttctcatctggGGTGGGGAAAGGCTTTCATTAGTTAGCAACTAACTGATACCTCAGTGCCAGCAAATAGATTGCTCCCTTTCTGGCTGGTTGCTAGGGTGGGAGTAGGGGTAGTGATCAGCTCTCATTAAGGACTTAAGATTATGATCTCAGcaaattttgtttgtatttatcaACTTCAAGGGGAAATATCCCTTTGCCAGGCAAGCAGTCTTTATTAAAAAACTTagcattctattttcttttcttc is drawn from Bubalus kerabau isolate K-KA32 ecotype Philippines breed swamp buffalo chromosome 5, PCC_UOA_SB_1v2, whole genome shotgun sequence and contains these coding sequences:
- the PDPN gene encoding podoplanin, coding for MWKVPVLFFILGSASFWVLAEGASTVRPEDDVTTGVTNEKTTLGVEDYTTTPAASKESLATPMPAGTKNVTHGHREDLPTAESTTAKSTPARSTTAKSTPARSTTAKSTPAKTTVHTHVSATSHSQGKTDGEKPKSTQKGGLSVGTLVGIIVGVLLGIAVFGGIISVIVRKMGRYSP